From the genome of Cytobacillus firmus, one region includes:
- the spoVID gene encoding stage VI sporulation protein D, producing the protein MSQGNPSCLRFSLEESVWFQKGQEVSDLISISLDPNITIQESDQYVTIQGALELAGEYRRSDEEASEEEQEDFAVTKFVQTIEERGEGICEFKHYFPVDITIPNNRIQSIYDIDVAVESFDYVLPERSCMKLTANLTITGLYGDQQHVPVQVWEEEIEPETEIEPEIEELEPLYRSPEAVEETEEEEPILQEWPSYQQEEQEQEEEREERASAEQVFAGAEEDIREEEQLEEQPETAEVYIPFEAEARKQPETEEQEVIKPAVPAALEVTQDQPQEEQTQKTAPEISFSSQRSEEETPPTAQEIYQMTEASESDSPSFEKKPVQAAAQQTPEETEESSSSSEQEAKKKKISKKKSMSLTEFFARKEESEEHVKLKVCIVQNGDTIDAIAERYDIPAQQLLRVNHLEINQDIYEGQVLYIPVAVAH; encoded by the coding sequence TTGTCTCAGGGGAATCCATCGTGCTTACGATTTTCTTTAGAAGAATCAGTATGGTTTCAAAAAGGACAGGAAGTATCAGACCTGATTTCCATCTCGTTAGACCCCAATATAACGATTCAGGAAAGCGATCAATATGTAACAATCCAGGGAGCACTGGAACTGGCGGGTGAGTATAGACGCAGCGATGAAGAAGCATCCGAGGAAGAACAAGAGGATTTTGCAGTTACCAAGTTCGTTCAGACAATCGAAGAACGGGGAGAAGGAATTTGTGAATTCAAGCATTATTTTCCTGTCGATATCACCATTCCGAATAATAGAATCCAAAGCATTTACGATATTGACGTTGCGGTAGAGTCCTTCGATTATGTTCTGCCGGAAAGAAGCTGTATGAAGCTGACAGCTAATTTAACCATAACAGGATTATATGGCGATCAGCAGCATGTGCCTGTTCAAGTATGGGAGGAAGAAATTGAACCTGAAACTGAAATTGAACCTGAAATTGAAGAATTAGAGCCTCTGTACAGATCTCCTGAAGCGGTGGAGGAGACAGAGGAAGAAGAGCCGATTCTGCAGGAATGGCCGTCTTATCAGCAGGAAGAACAGGAGCAGGAGGAAGAAAGGGAGGAACGGGCATCCGCTGAGCAGGTATTCGCTGGTGCCGAGGAAGATATACGGGAAGAGGAACAGCTGGAAGAGCAGCCGGAGACAGCTGAGGTATATATCCCATTTGAGGCAGAGGCAAGAAAGCAGCCTGAAACGGAAGAGCAGGAAGTCATCAAACCTGCAGTGCCGGCAGCGCTTGAAGTAACACAAGACCAGCCGCAAGAAGAACAAACGCAAAAAACTGCACCGGAAATATCTTTCTCTTCTCAGCGCAGTGAAGAGGAAACACCGCCAACTGCACAGGAAATTTATCAAATGACGGAAGCATCTGAATCGGATAGCCCCTCTTTTGAAAAGAAACCTGTCCAGGCAGCTGCACAGCAAACCCCTGAGGAAACAGAGGAATCATCATCCTCTTCAGAACAGGAAGCTAAGAAAAAGAAAATCTCCAAAAAGAAAAGCATGTCGTTAACTGAGTTTTTTGCCCGCAAGGAAGAGTCGGAAGAACATGTTAAACTCAAGGTTTGCATTGTGCAGAACGGTGACACAATTGATGCCATTGCTGAAAGGTATGATATACCGGCTCAGCAGCTATTAAGGGTGAATCATCTGGAAATTAATCAGGATATTTATGAAGGGCAAGTGCTGTACATTCCTGTTGCGGTAGCCCATTAA
- a CDS encoding cytochrome c biogenesis protein: MFDIYMTRLHEFTVVLYALCVLLYFIDFLHHNRKANRIAFWLLAFVWVLQTVFLILYMINTGRFPVLTIFEGLYFYAWVLITLSLGINRLLRVDFIVFFTNVLGFIIMAIHTFAPVQIDSAVKAQQLISELLLIHITVAILSYGAFSLSFVFSLLYLIQYDLLKRKKWGTRLLRITDLSKLEHMSYVLNVIGVPMLMISLILGIQWAYIKLPHMVWYDSKVIGSFIVLALYSIYLYMKVGKGLYGKSLALWNLASFLIVLINFFLFGKLSSFHFWYS, encoded by the coding sequence ATGTTTGACATCTATATGACACGGCTGCATGAATTCACGGTGGTTCTGTATGCCTTATGTGTCTTATTATATTTTATTGATTTTCTTCATCATAACCGGAAGGCGAATAGAATTGCCTTCTGGTTACTTGCATTTGTATGGGTGCTTCAAACGGTGTTCCTAATTCTTTATATGATTAATACAGGAAGATTTCCCGTATTGACCATTTTTGAGGGCCTGTACTTTTATGCCTGGGTGCTTATCACTCTTTCTTTGGGAATTAACAGGCTGCTTAGAGTTGATTTTATCGTCTTTTTTACAAATGTTCTCGGCTTTATCATAATGGCGATCCATACATTCGCACCTGTGCAGATTGATTCGGCTGTCAAAGCGCAGCAGCTCATATCAGAACTGCTGCTGATTCATATAACAGTTGCGATACTTTCATATGGAGCCTTCTCGCTCTCCTTCGTTTTCTCATTGCTGTATCTTATTCAATATGATTTGCTGAAAAGGAAAAAGTGGGGAACGAGGCTGCTCCGGATAACGGATTTGTCAAAGCTTGAACATATGTCCTATGTATTAAATGTAATCGGTGTACCTATGCTGATGATAAGTTTAATTTTAGGCATCCAGTGGGCATACATTAAACTGCCGCATATGGTCTGGTATGACTCCAAGGTAATCGGTTCATTCATTGTCCTGGCTTTATATAGTATTTATCTCTATATGAAAGTAGGAAAGGGCTTATATGGAAAATCTTTAGCACTCTGGAATTTAGCATCATTTTTAATTGTATTAATTAACTTCTTTTTATTCGGCAAACTTTCATCTTTCCATTTTTGGTATTCATAG
- the ysxE gene encoding spore coat protein YsxE: MEEKNRLQKVSPILKHYSLEPHFVEDFGRVQKVYSSKGVFALKKIKPQRGADFIRHVQTLFQKGYNRIVPIYPTVDGRYAVLHQNELFYLMPWMSNEEKEDRFERHQQMIRELARLHTLSSREVPIKKEDRTEHYENTLQEWEKEKEFLEGFIEACERKEYMSPFELMFSLYYHDVSQALKFSTNKFKDWYEKTKESEKARTVIIHGKVSTEHFLYDDRGYGYFTNFENARQGSPLHDLLPFLSRTLKTYPKRSEESVEWIYTYMKYFPFRDDEMLLFQSYFAHPGPIIKACEQYYKGEGKRGERKAVQHLQRQYWLLKNIEYAVMRIDEIERQKQEAKAAAEAQTQEGAQS, encoded by the coding sequence GTGGAAGAAAAAAATCGGCTGCAGAAAGTCTCTCCCATTTTAAAACATTATTCATTAGAGCCGCATTTTGTAGAGGATTTTGGGAGAGTTCAGAAGGTTTACAGCAGCAAAGGCGTGTTTGCTTTGAAAAAAATAAAGCCTCAGCGTGGAGCGGACTTTATAAGGCATGTACAAACACTCTTTCAAAAAGGCTATAACAGAATAGTTCCTATTTACCCAACGGTGGACGGGAGATATGCTGTGCTCCATCAGAATGAATTATTTTATTTAATGCCCTGGATGTCCAATGAAGAAAAGGAGGACAGATTTGAGCGGCATCAGCAGATGATTAGGGAATTGGCAAGACTCCACACATTGTCCTCACGGGAAGTTCCTATAAAAAAAGAAGACCGTACTGAACATTACGAAAATACCTTACAGGAATGGGAGAAGGAAAAGGAGTTTTTGGAGGGATTCATCGAGGCCTGCGAACGAAAAGAGTATATGTCTCCTTTTGAGCTAATGTTTTCCCTATACTACCATGATGTCAGCCAGGCACTAAAATTCTCCACAAACAAATTTAAGGATTGGTATGAAAAAACAAAGGAAAGTGAAAAAGCACGTACGGTCATCATTCATGGAAAAGTTTCAACCGAACATTTTTTATACGATGATAGGGGATATGGCTACTTCACAAATTTCGAAAATGCAAGACAGGGATCGCCGCTCCATGATTTGTTGCCGTTTTTATCAAGAACACTGAAAACATATCCAAAAAGATCGGAAGAAAGTGTAGAATGGATATACACATATATGAAGTACTTTCCCTTCAGGGACGACGAGATGCTGCTGTTTCAAAGCTACTTTGCTCATCCGGGTCCGATTATCAAAGCTTGCGAACAATATTATAAAGGGGAAGGAAAGAGAGGAGAGAGAAAGGCGGTTCAGCATCTGCAAAGGCAGTACTGGCTTTTAAAAAATATTGAATATGCTGTTATGAGAATCGATGAGATTGAGAGGCAAAAGCAGGAAGCCAAAGCCGCAGCAGAAGCTCAGACACAGGAAGGAGCCCAAAGCTGA
- a CDS encoding uroporphyrinogen-III synthase, which produces MKRTSPLEGMNVLVPRGKKEAQSFSALIRSYGGMPVEIPLIAFEPLRDIALFQAHKKIHTYDWVIFTSKTAVDAFFENFSLSSPFPKIAVIGEKTKKLLADKGLKVQFVPGEYVAEGFVEDFLPLVEKGMKVLIPKGNLARDYIAASLSEKGANVDEIIVYKTVFPRESISLLRDQLSGKGLDILPFTSPSTVDHFMGAVKELGFLNAVKDSVVGCIGPVTKERAEAYGLQVHAVPEEYTVHSMLKSISRYLAETRREN; this is translated from the coding sequence ATGAAACGGACTTCCCCTTTAGAAGGCATGAATGTTCTGGTGCCAAGAGGGAAAAAAGAGGCTCAGTCCTTTTCAGCTCTTATCCGAAGCTATGGGGGGATGCCGGTTGAGATCCCCCTGATTGCTTTCGAGCCTTTGCGGGATATAGCTTTATTTCAGGCCCATAAGAAAATTCATACTTATGACTGGGTGATATTCACCAGCAAAACTGCTGTGGATGCTTTTTTTGAAAATTTTAGTCTAAGCAGCCCCTTCCCTAAAATAGCGGTTATCGGCGAGAAAACTAAAAAATTGCTTGCCGACAAGGGATTAAAGGTGCAGTTTGTGCCCGGAGAATATGTTGCTGAAGGGTTTGTTGAGGATTTTTTGCCATTAGTAGAAAAAGGGATGAAGGTATTGATCCCTAAAGGAAATCTGGCACGTGACTATATCGCAGCATCTCTCTCAGAAAAGGGTGCAAATGTTGATGAAATTATTGTATATAAAACTGTTTTTCCACGTGAAAGCATCAGTCTGTTAAGAGATCAGCTTTCAGGAAAAGGGTTAGACATTCTTCCTTTTACCAGTCCTTCCACAGTGGATCATTTTATGGGGGCTGTTAAGGAGCTTGGATTTCTGAATGCTGTAAAAGACAGTGTGGTGGGCTGCATCGGCCCTGTGACTAAAGAACGTGCAGAGGCATATGGCCTGCAGGTACATGCAGTTCCGGAAGAATATACAGTACATAGCATGCTCAAGAGCATTAGCAGATACTTAGCAGAAACCAGGAGGGAAAATTAA
- the hemC gene encoding hydroxymethylbilane synthase, which yields MRKIIVGSRRSKLALTQTNWVISQLKNIDSSFEFEVKEIVTKGDKILDVTLSKVGGKGLFVKEIEQAMLDEEIDMAVHSMKDMPAVLPEGLTIGSIPEREDHRDALISKGHIKLNDLKPGSVIGTSSLRRGAQLLAQRPDLEIKWIRGNIDTRLSKLETEEYDAIILAAAGLSRMGWASDAVTEFLEPEICVPAVGQGALSIECRESDKELRALLDKFTCPETNQTVRAEREFLHKMEGGCQVPIAGFATINETGELELTGLVGSPDGKVIYKETLTGSNPEELGVKVAVKLTEQGAKELIDRVKEELDGQ from the coding sequence ATGAGAAAAATAATTGTAGGTTCAAGACGAAGCAAGCTGGCATTAACTCAGACCAACTGGGTGATCAGCCAATTGAAAAACATCGATTCATCCTTTGAGTTTGAAGTGAAGGAAATTGTCACAAAAGGTGATAAAATTCTTGATGTTACCCTTTCAAAGGTCGGAGGAAAAGGTTTATTCGTAAAGGAAATTGAACAGGCCATGCTTGATGAGGAAATTGATATGGCTGTACATAGCATGAAGGATATGCCTGCTGTTCTTCCGGAAGGTCTGACAATTGGAAGCATTCCGGAAAGAGAAGACCATCGGGATGCACTCATTTCAAAAGGGCATATCAAACTGAATGACTTAAAGCCGGGATCTGTAATTGGAACAAGCAGCCTGCGCAGAGGGGCACAGCTTCTGGCGCAGCGTCCGGATCTCGAGATTAAGTGGATCAGAGGAAACATAGATACCCGATTATCCAAACTGGAAACGGAAGAATATGATGCAATCATTCTTGCGGCAGCAGGTCTATCCAGGATGGGCTGGGCATCGGATGCTGTTACGGAATTCCTGGAGCCGGAAATCTGTGTGCCGGCAGTTGGCCAGGGAGCACTTTCCATAGAGTGCCGTGAAAGTGATAAGGAGCTTCGGGCATTGCTGGATAAATTCACATGCCCTGAGACGAACCAGACTGTACGTGCAGAGCGTGAGTTCCTGCATAAGATGGAAGGCGGCTGCCAGGTTCCGATTGCAGGGTTTGCAACAATTAATGAAACAGGGGAATTGGAGTTAACTGGACTTGTAGGCTCTCCTGATGGAAAAGTGATTTATAAGGAGACATTAACAGGTTCAAACCCGGAAGAGCTTGGTGTTAAGGTGGCTGTTAAGTTAACCGAACAGGGAGCTAAAGAGCTTATCGACAGGGTAAAAGAGGAGCTTGACGGGCAATGA
- a CDS encoding valine--tRNA ligase, with product MDNNELTMPTKYDPLAIEKGRYDWWLEGKFFEAKDDETKQPYTIVIPPPNVTGKLHLGHAWDTTLQDILTRMKRMQGYDVLWLPGMDHAGIATQAKVEEKLRNDGKSRYDLGREKFVEETWKWKEEYASHIRQQWSKLGLGLDYSRERFTLDEGLSKAVREVFVSLYNKGLIYRGEYIINWDPSTKTALSDIEVIYKDVQGAFYHMRYPLTDGSGHIEIATTRPETMLGDTAVAVHPEDERYKHLIGKTVKLPITGREIPIVADDYVEMDFGSGAVKITPAHDPNDFEIGNRHNLERILVMNEDGTMNTRAGKYQGMDRFECRKQIVKDLQEEGVLFKIEEHMHSVGHSERSGAVVEPYLSTQWFVKMQPLADEAIALQNKEEKVNFVPERFEKTYLRWMENIRDWCISRQLWWGHRIPAWYHKETGEVYVGHEAPEDSENWEQDKDVLDTWFSSALWPFSTMGWPDTESADFKRYYPTAALVTGYDIIFFWVSRMIFQGLEFTGERPFQDVLIHGLVRDSQGRKMSKSLGNGVDPMDVIDQYGADSLRYFLSTGSSPGQDLRFSMEKVEATWNFANKIWNASRFALMNMDGLKFEEIDLSGEKSVADKWILTRLNETIETVTRLSDRYEFGEVGRVLYNFIWDDFCDWYIEMAKLPLYGEDEAAKKTTRSILAYVLDNTMRLLHPFMPFITEEIWQNLPHSGESITVAQWPAVNDEYTDNQAANEMKLLVEIIRSVRNSRAEVNTPMSKKIKMMVRAKDQEILTTLENNSAYIERFCNPEELVLALEVETPDKAMTAVVTGAEIILPLEGLINIEEEVARLQKEWDKLNKEVERVQKKLSNEGFIKKAPEKVIEEEKAKEQDYSEKRAAVEARIRELKGE from the coding sequence ATGGATAACAATGAATTAACAATGCCGACGAAATATGATCCGCTGGCGATTGAAAAAGGAAGATATGACTGGTGGCTGGAAGGGAAGTTCTTTGAGGCAAAAGATGACGAAACGAAGCAGCCGTATACAATTGTAATCCCGCCTCCAAACGTAACAGGAAAGCTTCATCTCGGCCATGCATGGGATACGACGCTGCAGGACATCCTCACCCGAATGAAGCGTATGCAGGGTTACGATGTTTTATGGCTTCCTGGAATGGACCATGCAGGTATCGCCACGCAGGCAAAGGTTGAAGAAAAGCTTCGCAATGATGGAAAAAGCCGCTATGATCTAGGCCGTGAAAAATTTGTGGAAGAAACATGGAAATGGAAAGAGGAATATGCCAGCCATATCCGCCAGCAATGGTCAAAGCTTGGATTAGGGCTTGATTACAGCCGTGAACGCTTCACCCTTGATGAAGGCTTATCAAAAGCTGTTAGAGAGGTTTTCGTTTCACTTTATAATAAAGGCCTGATTTACCGCGGCGAGTACATCATCAACTGGGATCCGTCTACGAAAACAGCCCTTTCTGATATCGAAGTTATATATAAGGATGTTCAAGGTGCTTTCTACCATATGAGATATCCACTGACAGACGGTTCGGGACATATCGAAATTGCCACTACGCGCCCTGAAACGATGCTTGGCGATACAGCTGTAGCAGTACACCCGGAAGATGAGCGTTATAAGCATTTAATCGGCAAGACGGTTAAACTGCCGATTACAGGACGGGAAATTCCGATTGTTGCAGATGATTATGTAGAAATGGATTTCGGGTCAGGTGCAGTAAAAATTACACCGGCTCATGACCCAAATGATTTCGAAATCGGAAACCGCCACAATCTTGAAAGAATCCTTGTAATGAATGAAGACGGCACGATGAACACGAGAGCCGGTAAATACCAGGGTATGGACCGCTTTGAATGCCGCAAGCAGATCGTAAAGGACCTTCAGGAAGAAGGAGTTCTTTTCAAAATTGAAGAGCATATGCATTCTGTGGGCCATTCAGAGCGCAGCGGTGCAGTAGTCGAACCATACCTTTCAACACAATGGTTTGTAAAAATGCAGCCTCTTGCAGATGAAGCCATCGCACTTCAAAATAAAGAGGAAAAAGTGAACTTTGTTCCGGAGCGATTTGAAAAAACGTATCTGCGTTGGATGGAAAATATCCGCGACTGGTGCATTTCACGCCAGCTTTGGTGGGGACACCGCATCCCGGCCTGGTATCACAAGGAGACTGGTGAGGTTTACGTAGGTCATGAAGCTCCTGAAGACAGTGAAAACTGGGAACAGGATAAAGATGTATTAGATACATGGTTCAGTTCTGCATTATGGCCGTTTTCAACGATGGGCTGGCCGGATACTGAATCTGCTGACTTTAAGAGATACTATCCGACAGCAGCTCTTGTAACAGGCTATGACATCATTTTCTTCTGGGTATCACGAATGATCTTCCAAGGTCTCGAATTTACAGGAGAGCGTCCTTTCCAGGATGTATTAATTCATGGACTTGTTCGTGACTCACAGGGACGCAAGATGAGTAAGTCCCTTGGAAATGGCGTTGATCCAATGGATGTAATCGACCAGTATGGTGCCGATTCACTCCGTTATTTCCTTTCTACAGGAAGCTCGCCGGGACAGGATCTTCGTTTCAGTATGGAAAAGGTAGAGGCAACCTGGAACTTTGCCAATAAAATCTGGAATGCATCCCGCTTTGCCTTAATGAATATGGATGGATTAAAATTCGAAGAAATTGATTTAAGCGGTGAAAAGTCTGTTGCTGATAAGTGGATATTAACCCGTTTGAATGAAACAATTGAGACTGTTACAAGATTGTCTGACCGCTATGAGTTTGGAGAGGTTGGCCGAGTGCTTTACAACTTCATCTGGGATGATTTCTGCGACTGGTATATCGAAATGGCGAAGCTTCCCCTTTATGGAGAAGATGAAGCTGCCAAGAAAACGACGCGCTCCATCCTGGCATATGTTCTGGATAACACAATGCGCCTGCTTCATCCATTTATGCCATTCATAACGGAGGAAATTTGGCAGAACCTTCCTCATTCAGGCGAATCCATCACAGTTGCTCAGTGGCCAGCTGTAAACGATGAATACACAGACAACCAGGCTGCAAATGAAATGAAGCTGCTTGTTGAAATCATCCGTTCTGTCCGCAACAGCCGTGCTGAAGTGAACACGCCAATGAGCAAGAAAATTAAAATGATGGTTAGGGCTAAAGACCAGGAAATTCTTACTACACTGGAAAATAACAGTGCCTATATTGAACGCTTCTGTAATCCTGAGGAACTGGTGCTGGCTTTAGAGGTTGAAACACCTGATAAGGCGATGACAGCAGTTGTGACTGGTGCAGAAATTATCCTGCCTCTTGAGGGCTTGATTAATATTGAAGAAGAAGTGGCCAGACTGCAGAAAGAATGGGATAAATTAAATAAAGAAGTAGAACGGGTTCAAAAGAAACTTTCAAATGAAGGCTTTATTAAAAAAGCGCCTGAAAAGGTAATTGAAGAAGAGAAAGCAAAAGAACAAGACTACAGCGAGAAGAGAGCAGCTGTAGAAGCCCGCATTAGAGAGTTAAAAGGAGAATAA
- the hemL gene encoding glutamate-1-semialdehyde 2,1-aminomutase, whose amino-acid sequence MRSYEKSNKAFKEASELMPGGVNSPVRAFKSVNMDPIFMERGRGSKIYDIDGNEYIDYVLSWGPLILGHTNERVVEGIKKVAEMGTSFGAPTEIENELAKLVIERVPSIEVVRMVSSGTEATMSALRLARGYTGRNKIMKFEGCYHGHGDSLLIKAGSGVATLGLPDSPGVPEGVAKNTITVPYNDLESVRYAFEQFGDDIAGVIVEPVAGNMGVVPPQPGFLEGLREITEQSGSLLIFDEVMTGFRVGYNCAQGYFGVTPDITCLGKVIGGGLPVGAYGGKAEIMKQIAPSGPIYQAGTLSGNPLAMTAGFETLSQLTPDSYKEFERKADRLEEGLKAAAEKYDIPHTINRAGSMIGIFFTNEDVINYEKAKTSNLEFFAEYYREMANQGVFLPPSQFEGLFLSTAHTDEDIEKTILAAEQAFSKLK is encoded by the coding sequence ATGCGCTCTTATGAAAAATCTAACAAGGCTTTTAAAGAGGCAAGCGAATTGATGCCTGGAGGAGTAAACTCTCCTGTACGTGCCTTTAAATCGGTTAATATGGATCCCATTTTTATGGAACGCGGACGCGGCTCTAAAATCTACGATATCGATGGCAATGAATATATCGATTATGTATTGTCCTGGGGCCCCTTAATTCTGGGTCATACGAATGAACGTGTGGTCGAGGGTATTAAAAAAGTAGCTGAAATGGGGACAAGCTTCGGAGCTCCAACTGAAATTGAAAACGAGCTTGCTAAGCTTGTTATTGAGCGCGTCCCATCCATCGAAGTGGTGCGGATGGTTTCTTCCGGAACAGAAGCTACCATGAGTGCTTTAAGACTTGCCCGAGGATATACCGGCCGGAATAAAATAATGAAATTTGAAGGCTGCTATCATGGCCACGGCGATTCTCTTCTAATCAAAGCCGGCTCTGGTGTAGCAACATTGGGGCTGCCTGACAGTCCGGGGGTTCCTGAAGGTGTTGCTAAAAACACGATTACAGTTCCTTATAATGATCTTGAAAGTGTAAGATATGCCTTCGAACAATTCGGAGATGATATTGCAGGTGTGATTGTGGAGCCGGTAGCTGGAAATATGGGAGTCGTTCCTCCACAGCCAGGCTTCCTTGAAGGCTTAAGGGAAATTACAGAGCAAAGCGGATCCCTGCTTATTTTTGATGAAGTAATGACCGGATTCCGCGTTGGCTACAATTGTGCGCAGGGCTATTTTGGGGTGACTCCGGACATTACATGTCTTGGAAAAGTTATTGGCGGCGGTCTCCCAGTCGGTGCATATGGCGGAAAAGCTGAAATAATGAAGCAGATTGCACCAAGCGGCCCAATTTACCAGGCAGGAACATTATCAGGAAATCCTCTTGCCATGACAGCCGGTTTCGAGACTTTAAGCCAGCTGACACCGGATTCCTACAAAGAATTTGAAAGAAAAGCAGACAGACTGGAAGAAGGGCTTAAGGCAGCTGCTGAAAAATATGATATCCCGCACACCATCAACCGTGCCGGATCCATGATCGGCATCTTCTTTACAAATGAAGACGTTATTAACTATGAAAAAGCCAAAACATCCAACCTAGAATTCTTTGCAGAATACTACAGGGAAATGGCAAACCAGGGAGTCTTCCTGCCGCCATCCCAATTCGAAGGACTCTTCCTCTCAACTGCACATACAGATGAGGATATCGAAAAAACAATCCTGGCTGCTGAACAGGCATTCTCCAAATTAAAATAA
- the hemB gene encoding porphobilinogen synthase, protein MDLQFNRHRRLRKSPNMRALIRENFLRTEDLIYPIFVAEGEGIKREIPSMPGIFNLSLDHLEEEMNEVVSLGIKSVLLFGIPKEKDACGQQAYHDHGIVQEATRFIKAKFPEIIIIADTCLCEYTDHGHCGLIENGEVLNDASLELLVQTAVSQAKAGADIIAPSNMMDGFTAAIRAGLDEAGFEDIPVMSYAVKYASAFYGPFRDAADSTPQFGDRKAYQMDPANRMEAMREAESDLMEGADFLIVKPGMPYLDIVRDVKNNINLPIVIYNVSGEYSMVKAAAQNGWIDEQRIVMEMLTGMKRAGSDLIITYHAKDAARWIKEQG, encoded by the coding sequence ATGGATCTTCAATTTAACAGGCATAGACGCCTTCGTAAAAGTCCGAATATGAGAGCGCTTATTCGTGAAAACTTCTTGCGTACTGAGGATTTAATTTATCCGATTTTTGTGGCAGAAGGAGAAGGCATTAAAAGAGAAATACCTTCAATGCCGGGCATCTTCAACTTATCGCTGGATCATCTTGAAGAGGAAATGAACGAAGTCGTTTCTCTTGGAATAAAATCAGTTCTCTTATTTGGAATTCCTAAAGAGAAAGATGCATGTGGACAGCAGGCTTATCATGATCATGGAATCGTACAGGAAGCTACAAGATTTATTAAAGCTAAATTTCCGGAAATCATCATTATCGCTGATACTTGCCTTTGCGAGTATACCGACCATGGCCACTGCGGTTTAATTGAAAATGGGGAAGTGCTGAATGATGCATCTCTGGAACTGCTTGTGCAGACGGCTGTAAGCCAGGCTAAAGCAGGAGCAGACATTATTGCCCCATCAAATATGATGGATGGGTTTACAGCAGCCATCCGGGCAGGTCTTGATGAAGCCGGATTTGAAGATATCCCTGTTATGTCTTATGCAGTTAAATATGCATCTGCATTCTATGGTCCTTTCCGAGATGCAGCTGACAGCACACCGCAATTTGGCGACCGTAAAGCATATCAGATGGATCCTGCCAACCGCATGGAAGCCATGCGCGAAGCTGAATCTGATTTAATGGAAGGGGCAGACTTCCTGATAGTTAAGCCGGGAATGCCATATTTGGACATTGTACGGGACGTTAAGAACAACATCAATCTGCCAATTGTGATTTATAATGTGAGCGGTGAATATTCAATGGTTAAAGCTGCGGCACAAAACGGCTGGATCGATGAACAGAGAATAGTTATGGAAATGCTTACAGGCATGAAGCGTGCAGGAAGTGATTTAATTATTACTTACCATGCAAAAGATGCGGCAAGGTGGATTAAGGAACAAGGCTAA